The Mesobacillus boroniphilus region AGGTCATGCTTTATGGCTTTTTGCCGGCAGTAGGAGGCATTCTAGTCACGGTTATGATCGCAAAATTGCTCCAAAATAAGGGTTCGAAAATCACAGAGCCACAACATCAGTCCGGCCAGGCTGAAATAAAGGACAAGCCGAGTTTTGGCAAAGCGATTGTCGGGCCTGTTATAGCAATCACATTGCTTGCCATTAGCCCAATAGGCAGCATATTGCATATTGATGCCCTTGCTGCTGTAAAAATCGACTCGATGATCATTTTACCGTTTGCAGGGATAGTCGGCCTGATCGCAATGGGCAAGTTTGACAGAATCATAGAATATACAACAGCAGGATTCAATAAAATGACTGGCGTAGCCATGATTCTGATTGGCGCAGGATCGATTGCCGGGATCATCTCCAATTCGAATTTAAGTGAGGTCGTCGTCGACAGCATCCAGGCTGCCGGTATTTCAGGGACTCTTCTAGCTCCAATCGCTGGTATTTTAATGTCGGGAGCCACAGCAGCAACCTCAATGGGAGCGATTGTTGCCGCGGGTACCTTCGGTGATGCCATTCTCCAAATGGGAGTTGCACCGTTGAGCGCAGCTGTCATGGTCCATACCGGAGCAACTGTGTTGGATCACTTGCCTCATGGAAACTTTTTTCATGTCTCAGCTGATTCGGTTAAAATGAGCATCAGGGAACGTATGAAACTTATCCCGTACGAATCTGCTATTGGCTTTACAATGACGGTAATTGCAACAATTTTATACGGATTCTTATTATGAAAAATGGCTTTCCACGGAGGAAAGCCATTTTTATGATCAGTCAACATCCGGTTGGAATCCAATTAACTTCGCTTTCTTATCAGCCATAGGATCTGCATCCGGAAAAGTAATGACGGAAGCAATATAATCCCAGCGCAAAAACATATGAGTGATGCAGGTTTCCTCGACTTGGTCTTCGGCCGGAATCGCGGTTCCATCCTCCTTCTGGACGGGAGTCCGCTTATAACAAGGGTTCTCTATCCAAATCCCCATATTCTCAGCATGTACTATTTTTACAAGATACCATTCATCTGGCTGGTAGATTCCTGTGATATCCCCAATCATGCTTTCGGGGAAATTTTTCAGCTTAACCTGGACCTTTTGGTTAACATAAGCATCTAAAAACATCAGCAATCTCCTTTCTATAAGACTCATCCTTTACCTACTTCCTTTTTCAGCAAAAAATAAACATGAAAAAAAGGCCAATATTGGCCTCCTATAAAAATAACACCATTAATTCCTCATCATAGTACTTATCCCCGACCCGCATTGCTCTCTTGTCAACCCCATAAGTTTCAAAGCCCAGTGAAGAGTAAAGCTTTTTCGCTGGTTCGTTGTTTCCGGTAACCGTCAAATAGATTTGTTCAATCCCTTTAAGTTCAGTCGCCTTGCGCATTGCCATTTTCATTAAATATCTCCCAGTGCCCTCTCCGCGTTTTGCTGGAGTTACATACATAGCGAAAATATTTGCACGGTGCTTTAATTTAACCTTTCCTTCTGGGACAAGTGTAACGACACCGACCAGCTTTCCTTCATCAAACGCACCAAAAGTGTATGTGAATTTACTATCTAGCCGTTGCCTGTACTCTTGCTCCTCATAGTACATCTCATCTTCATAACTGGAACTGAACGCCTCAGGATTGATCCGCAAGGCTTCGTGGCGGAGGAGTCGATACATCTCCGCATCGTTCCCGTGTAATTGTCTTATTTCCATAATACACACCTCTGTAATAAATCGTTGCTTAATAAATTTCTAGATTAAAAGCAGATTTCCTTTAAAAATGAGAATTAATGTTTGTGACAGTATTGCGGGGGAACAGATGAAAGCTGTCAAGACTCATCCGTTATAATGACAGGTTTGGAGGCAAGCACGGAAAAGCTGTCAAGAAAAAATCGTTATTATGACAGGTTTGGAGGCAAGCAAGGAAAAGCTGTCAAGAAAAAAT contains the following coding sequences:
- a CDS encoding GNAT family N-acetyltransferase → MEIRQLHGNDAEMYRLLRHEALRINPEAFSSSYEDEMYYEEQEYRQRLDSKFTYTFGAFDEGKLVGVVTLVPEGKVKLKHRANIFAMYVTPAKRGEGTGRYLMKMAMRKATELKGIEQIYLTVTGNNEPAKKLYSSLGFETYGVDKRAMRVGDKYYDEELMVLFL
- a CDS encoding GntP family permease, which translates into the protein MTEAAVHWGGAMFGLVIAIILIFKRVNPVYALFAGAITGGVLGGASLNETVGIIIEGTNSVMPAVVRVLAAGVLAGVLIESGAAEKMAETIVGKLGEKRAVFAIALAAMILTAVGVFVTVSIIIVAPIALSVGRRTGLSKPAILLAMIGGAKAGNIISPNPNSIAVAKGFNVDLSQVMLYGFLPAVGGILVTVMIAKLLQNKGSKITEPQHQSGQAEIKDKPSFGKAIVGPVIAITLLAISPIGSILHIDALAAVKIDSMIILPFAGIVGLIAMGKFDRIIEYTTAGFNKMTGVAMILIGAGSIAGIISNSNLSEVVVDSIQAAGISGTLLAPIAGILMSGATAATSMGAIVAAGTFGDAILQMGVAPLSAAVMVHTGATVLDHLPHGNFFHVSADSVKMSIRERMKLIPYESAIGFTMTVIATILYGFLL